Proteins from a single region of Gossypium arboreum isolate Shixiya-1 chromosome 1, ASM2569848v2, whole genome shotgun sequence:
- the LOC108468906 gene encoding F-box protein SKIP8-like, whose product MEIAYSLSIALQSHQQLITAIIITLLSLLAVRSFFKRPHHKSNVTGTATSSAKKQARETRPSSSCNHTSNSAALLNGGAAGPAEEDMVMADVSKVVAEMQSGASMMEQLVPEITTHALSYLDYPSLCRLSMTNSLMRKAANDDNAWKALYHKDFTLEQDTVTPVHGWKAYYAATRAIMNVNTEFFNIIKDRSLSSMSRFWLNADYVKCIHASGVLFSGYNAVIQSWQHAFNWEQGVDFQVRDVRARVLTNMAWVTMKTYVDMDNGAFNMTNIFEFHHGRWYLVDHHSSEMLADGDIGQQIVH is encoded by the exons ATGGAGATTGCCTATAGCCTCTCCATCGCTCTTCAATCCCATCAGCAGTTGATCACTGCAATTATCATCACCCTCCTTTCCCTCCTTGCCGTCCGTTCATTCTTCAAGAGGCCCCACCACAAATCAAACGTAACCGGTACCGCCACGTCATCCGCTAAAAAGCAAGCCAGAGAAACCAGACCATCTTCCTCCTGCAACCATACTTCCAATTCTGCGGCGCTCCTTAACGGAGGTGCTGCTGGGCCGGCGGAGGAGGATATGGTGATGGCGGATGTTTCGAAGGTTGTGGCAGAGATGCAGAGCGGGGCGTCAATGATGGAACAGTTGGTCCCGGAGATTACAACCCACGCGCTTAGTTACTTGGATTATCCAAGCCTTTGTCGGCTTTCCATGACTAATTCGCTTATGAGAAAGGCAGCTAATGATGATAATGCCTGGAAAGCTCTTTATCACAAG GATTTTACTTTGGAGCAAGATACAGTAACACCTGTTCATGGGTGGAAGGCATACTATGCAGCTACAAGAGCCATTATGAATGTTAATACCGAATTCTTTAACATCATCAAAGATAGGTCTCTTTCATCTATGAGTCGTTTTTGGCTGAATGCGGATTATGTAAAGTGCATTCATGCGTCAGGGGTTCTTTTTTCAGG GTATAATGCTGTAATACAGAGTTGGCAGCATGCATTTAATTGGGAGCAAGGGGTTGATTTTCAGGTTAGAGATGTTCGAGCTCGGGTATTAACGAACATGGCTTGGGTTACTATGAAAACCTATGTTGACATGGATAACGGGGCATTTAACATGACTAACATCTTTGAGTTTCATCATGGACGGTGGTACCTTGTGGATCATCACAGCTCGGAGATGCTGGCTGATGGTGACATCGGACAACAAATTGTTCATTGA